A genomic region of Amphiura filiformis chromosome 6, Afil_fr2py, whole genome shotgun sequence contains the following coding sequences:
- the LOC140156049 gene encoding DNA repair protein XRCC1-like isoform X1: MPEIKLQHVVSCSSEDLTHKADNLLTGETYRKWRGSTAGERQTSVILQFEKASLIHSIDVGNEGSAFIEILVGLSSAGSADDYQVILVTSSFMSPVESKSGTNTNRVRMFGPDKLTKGVTSKKWDRVKIVCSQPFNKHNTYGLSFIKFHSPPEPGQESTPPKAEGSSSKLGHFRLKEEGKSTSIGPGSYFKNRDKEKEAQPLTGAAAVRAASTLAAASMTSSVTSSQAKQSPSPARTKQPTPKRKLSEEESSGRKEPEKGRGEVKKEVKEQQVKPPPVKKQRSEAEAAPKQSVPFKKLMQGVTFVLSGYQNPFRAELRDKALDMGAKYKPDWGPGCTHLICAFANTPKYNQVKGKGKIVTKHWIMDSHRKKTLMPWKKYQLHSGESSDEDESDEDESDTEEEEEEWDPPKKKPPTKPEAKGSPRGGKGRASSPSKGKSPMKKAMPKKPDDDDDYGGSTEGESDSEEPQVTKATRRRIEEDEDSSGGDTEDELRRIQGKPAKDDDEYSGSTEEETSDKEMNGKTKNNSDGIPELPNFFSGKNFFVYGSFDKEEKRQVKRFIIAFGGLLQDYMKDNVQYVITNSTWDDNFDQALTENASLAFVRPKWLYTCNEKSKFVPYQPYVIVPK; the protein is encoded by the exons ACCCATAAAGCAGACAATCTGTTGACAGGTGAGACCTACAGGAAATGGAGAGGAAGCACCGCCGGTGAAAGACAGACTTCAGTAATACTACAG TTTGAGAAAGCAAGTTTGATCCACTCCATCGATGTAGGAAATGAGGGGTCAGCTTTTATTGAGATCTTGGTAGGATTGTCCAGTGCTGGCAGTGCAGATGATTATCAA GTAATACTTGTGACGTCATCCTTTATGTCTCCTGTTGAGAGCAAAAGTGGCACCAATACCAACCGTGTACGTATGTTTGGACCTGATAAGCTTACCAAGGGAGTTACCAGCAAAAAATGGGACAGGGTGAAAATTGTCTGCAGTCAGCCATTTAACAag CACAACACATATGGTTTGTCTTTCATAAAATTCCATTCACCACCTGAGCCTGGACAAGAGAGCACCCCTCCTAAAGCTGAA GGCAGCTCCAGCAAGCTTGGTCATTTCCGCTTGAAGGAAGAAGGGAAGAGTACTAGCATTGGTCCAGGGTCTTATTTCAAGAACAGagacaaagaaaaagaagcaCAACCACTCACAG GTGCAGCAGCAGTGAGGGCTGCCTCCACACTGGCTGCAGCATCCATGACATCATCAGTGACTTCATCACAAGCAAAACAATCTCCAAGTCCTGCCAGGACAAAGCAA CCAACACCAAAGAGGAAATTATCAGAGGAGGAATCATCAGGAAGGAAGGAACCAGAAAAAGGAAGAGGTGAAGTAAAGAAAGAAGTGAAGGAGCAGCAGGTTAAGCCACCTCCAGTCAAGAAACAAAGAT CTGAAGCAGAAGCTGCACCTAAACAGTCAGTTCCCTTCAAGAAGTTGATGCAAGGTGTGACATTTGTCCTGAGTGGATATCAGAACCCATTCCGTGCGGAATTACGAGATAAAGCTCTGGATATGGGAGCCAAGTACAAACCAGACTGGGGCCCAGGATGTACTCATCTCAT CTGTGCATTTGCAAATACTCCAAAGTACAATCAAGTGAAAGGGAAAGGTAAAATAGTGACAAAACATTGGATCATGGACTCACACAGGAAGAAAACACTTATGCCATGGAAAAA GTATCAGCTTCACTCTGGTGAAAGTTCTGATGAGGATGAAAGTGATGAGGATGAAAGTGACacagaggaagaggaagaagaatgGGACCCACCCAAAAAGAAACCACCTACAAAACCTGAAGCCAAAGGAAGTCCAAGAGGAGGAAAGGGGAGAGCTTCATCTCCATCTAAG GGTAAATCCCCCATGAAAAAGGCTATGCCAAAGAAacctgatgacgatgatgattacGGTGGCTCTACAGAAGGAGAAAGTGATAGTGAGGAACCACAGGTTACCAAGGCAACCAGGAGACGGATAGAAGAGGATGAGGACTCATCTGGAGGAGATACCGAGGATGAATTGAGAAG GATTCAAGGTAAACCAGCCAAAGATGATGATGAGTATTCCGGTTCTACAGAAGAGGAAACATCAGACAAGGAGATGAATGGCAAAACCAAAAATAATAGCGATGGCATACCTGAGCTGCCAAACTTCTTCAGCGGTAAAAACTTCTTTGTGTATGGTAGTTTTGACAAGGAGGAGAAGCGACAAGTGAAGAGGTTTATTATTGCCTTTGGAGG GCTGTTGCAGGATTATATGAAAGATAATGTGCAGTATGTGATAACCAACTCTACCTGGGATGACAACTTTGATCAG GCCCTGACTGAGAATGCAAGTCTTGCGTTTGTGAGACCAAAGTGGCTGTATACATGCAATGAGAAATCAAAGTTTGTGCCATATCAACCATATGTCATTGTACCCAAATGA
- the LOC140156049 gene encoding DNA repair protein XRCC1-like isoform X2 codes for MPEIKLQHVVSCSSEDLTHKADNLLTGETYRKWRGSTAGERQTSVILQFEKASLIHSIDVGNEGSAFIEILVGLSSAGSADDYQVILVTSSFMSPVESKSGTNTNRVRMFGPDKLTKGVTSKKWDRVKIVCSQPFNKHNTYGLSFIKFHSPPEPGQESTPPKAEGSSSKLGHFRLKEEGKSTSIGPGSYFKNRDKEKEAQPLTGAAAVRAASTLAAASMTSSVTSSQAKQSPSPARTKQPTPKRKLSEEESSGRKEPEKGRGEVKKEVKEQQVKPPPVKKQRSEAEAAPKQSVPFKKLMQGVTFVLSGYQNPFRAELRDKALDMGAKYKPDWGPGCTHLICAFANTPKYNQVKGKGKIVTKHWIMDSHRKKTLMPWKKYQLHSGESSDEDESDEDESDTEEEEEEWDPPKKKPPTKPEAKGSPRGGKGRASSPSKGKSPMKKAMPKKPDDDDDYGGSTEGESDSEEPQVTKATRRRIEEDEDSSGGDTEDELRRIQGKPAKDDDEYSGSTEDEMSDKEMNGKTKNNSDGIPELPNFFSGKNFFVYGSFDKEEKRQVKRFIIAFGGLLQDYMKDNVQYVITNSTWDDNFDQALTENASLAFVRPKWLYTCNEKSKFVPYQPYVIVPK; via the exons ACCCATAAAGCAGACAATCTGTTGACAGGTGAGACCTACAGGAAATGGAGAGGAAGCACCGCCGGTGAAAGACAGACTTCAGTAATACTACAG TTTGAGAAAGCAAGTTTGATCCACTCCATCGATGTAGGAAATGAGGGGTCAGCTTTTATTGAGATCTTGGTAGGATTGTCCAGTGCTGGCAGTGCAGATGATTATCAA GTAATACTTGTGACGTCATCCTTTATGTCTCCTGTTGAGAGCAAAAGTGGCACCAATACCAACCGTGTACGTATGTTTGGACCTGATAAGCTTACCAAGGGAGTTACCAGCAAAAAATGGGACAGGGTGAAAATTGTCTGCAGTCAGCCATTTAACAag CACAACACATATGGTTTGTCTTTCATAAAATTCCATTCACCACCTGAGCCTGGACAAGAGAGCACCCCTCCTAAAGCTGAA GGCAGCTCCAGCAAGCTTGGTCATTTCCGCTTGAAGGAAGAAGGGAAGAGTACTAGCATTGGTCCAGGGTCTTATTTCAAGAACAGagacaaagaaaaagaagcaCAACCACTCACAG GTGCAGCAGCAGTGAGGGCTGCCTCCACACTGGCTGCAGCATCCATGACATCATCAGTGACTTCATCACAAGCAAAACAATCTCCAAGTCCTGCCAGGACAAAGCAA CCAACACCAAAGAGGAAATTATCAGAGGAGGAATCATCAGGAAGGAAGGAACCAGAAAAAGGAAGAGGTGAAGTAAAGAAAGAAGTGAAGGAGCAGCAGGTTAAGCCACCTCCAGTCAAGAAACAAAGAT CTGAAGCAGAAGCTGCACCTAAACAGTCAGTTCCCTTCAAGAAGTTGATGCAAGGTGTGACATTTGTCCTGAGTGGATATCAGAACCCATTCCGTGCGGAATTACGAGATAAAGCTCTGGATATGGGAGCCAAGTACAAACCAGACTGGGGCCCAGGATGTACTCATCTCAT CTGTGCATTTGCAAATACTCCAAAGTACAATCAAGTGAAAGGGAAAGGTAAAATAGTGACAAAACATTGGATCATGGACTCACACAGGAAGAAAACACTTATGCCATGGAAAAA GTATCAGCTTCACTCTGGTGAAAGTTCTGATGAGGATGAAAGTGATGAGGATGAAAGTGACacagaggaagaggaagaagaatgGGACCCACCCAAAAAGAAACCACCTACAAAACCTGAAGCCAAAGGAAGTCCAAGAGGAGGAAAGGGGAGAGCTTCATCTCCATCTAAG GGTAAATCCCCCATGAAAAAGGCTATGCCAAAGAAacctgatgacgatgatgattacGGTGGCTCTACAGAAGGAGAAAGTGATAGTGAGGAACCACAGGTTACCAAGGCAACCAGGAGACGGATAGAAGAGGATGAGGACTCATCTGGAGGAGATACCGAGGATGAATTGAGAAG GATTCAAGGTAAACCAGCCAAAGATGATGATGAGTATTCCGGCTCTACAGAAGATGAAATGTCAGACAAGGAGATGAATGGCAAAACCAAAAATAATAGCGATGGCATACCAGAGCTGCCAAACTTCTTCAGCGGTAAAAACTTCTTTGTGTATGGCAGTTTTGATAAGGAGGAGAAGCGACAAGTGAAGAGGTTTATTATTGCTTTCGGAGG GCTGTTGCAGGATTATATGAAAGATAATGTGCAGTATGTGATAACCAACTCTACCTGGGATGACAACTTTGATCAG GCCCTGACTGAGAATGCAAGTCTTGCGTTTGTGAGACCAAAGTGGCTGTATACATGCAATGAGAAATCCAAGTTTGTGCCATACCAACCATATGTCATTGTACCCAAATGA